The region AACAgagtgctctccctctccagcgccTACATCGCTAACAgagtgctctccctctccagcgccTACATCGCTAACAGAGTGCTCTCCCTCTCAGCGCCTACATCGCAACAGAGTGCTTCCCTCCAGCGCCACATCGCTAACAgagtgctctccctctccagcgccTACATCGCTAACAGGtgctctcctctccagccaTACATCGCTAACAgagtgctctccctctccagcgccTACACGCTAACAGTGCTCTCCTCTCCAGCGCCTACATCGCTAACAAGTGCTCTCCCTCTCAGCGCCTACATCGCTAACAGAGTGCTCTCCTCTCCAGCCCTACATCGCAACAGAGTGCTCTCCTCCAGCGCCTACATCGCTAACAGAGTGCTCTCCTCTCCAGCGCCTACATCGCTAACAgagtgctctccctctccagcgccTACATCGCTAACAgagtgctctccctctccagcgccACATCGCTAACAGAGTGCTCTCCTCTCCAGCGCCTACATCGCTAACAGAGTGCTCTCCTCTCCACGCCTACATCGCTAACAgagtgctctccctctccagcgccTACATCGCTAACAGAGTGCTCTCCTCTCCAGCGCATACATCGCTAACAGAGTGCTCTCCCTCTCAGCGCCTACATCGCTAACAgagtgctctccctctccagcgccTACATCGCTAACAGAGTGCTCTCCTCTCCAGCGCCTACATCGCTACAGAGTGCTCTCCTCTCCAGCGCCTACATCGCTAACAGAGTGTCTCCTCTCCAGCGCCTACATCGTAACAgagtgctctccctctccagcgccTACATCGCTACAGAGTGCTCTCCTCTCCAGCGCCTACATCGCTAACAgagtgctctccctctccagcgcATACATCGCTAACAgagtgctctccctctccagcgccTACATCGCTAACAGAGTGCTCTCCTCTCCAGCGCCTACATCGCTAACAgagtgctctccctctccagcgccTACATCGCTAACAgagtgctctccctctccagcgccTACATCGCTAACAgagtgctctccctctccagcgccTACATCGCTAACAgagtgctctccctctccagcgccTACATCGCTAACAgagtgctctccctctccagcgccTACATCGCTAACAgagtgctctccctctccagcgccTACATCGCTAACAgagtgctctccctctccagcgccTACATCGCTAACAGAGTGACGGACAAGCTGACGCCCATCCACGAGCGCATCTTCTGCTGCCGGTCGGGATCCGCCGCCGACACGCAGGCCATCGCCGACGCGGTCGCCTACCAGCTGGGGTTCCACAGGTACGGTGGGCTAACGTGCTAACCGACAGCACCTGCACTCACCTGCTCCCACCTGCCCTGCCTCACACATTCATCACCTGTGTTTAAcgtgtactgagtgtgtgtgagtgtgtgtgtgtgtgagtgagtgagtgagtgtgactgtctctctctctctctttcagtatTGAGCTGGATGAGGCTCCTCTGGTTCAGACAGCAGCTAACCTGTTTAAGGAGATGTGCTACAGGTACAGAGAGGAGCTGATGGCTGGTATCATTGTAGCCGGGTGGGACAAGAGAAGGGGTGGACAGGTGAGAACatcctgtgtctctctctcttcttcctccctttccctctccctctccccattccCCTCAGCTTCCAGTTAGTTAGTGTTGCAGGGAGGTCTGTCAATAATCACTGCTAATTTTcacctccctctttctctccctctcctttcccccctccttctccccttccctctatctcaccctcctctctcccctgttctggtctccctcttccctcctctcctctgtcctcccctgttctgctctcttcctctctcccccctgttctgctctccctctctctcaggtgtacACAGTGCCTATGGGAGGCATGCTGGTCAGGCAGCCGGTCTCTGTGGGCGGTTCTGGGAGCTCTTATATTTATGGCTTCATGGACTCCAACTACAAGGCCGGCATGAACAAGGAGGAGTGCCTGCGCTTCACTGCGGAGGgtaagggggcggagcctgagggGGAGGTGCCTGCGCATCACTGCGGAGGgtaagggggcggagcctgagggGGAGGCGCCTGCGCTTCACTGTGGAgggtaagggggcggggcctgcgctTCACTGCATAGGTTAAGGGGGTGGGGCCTATGTTTCATTGCAGAGGGTAAGGGGGTGTGACCCTTATGTGTCCCTGTTGTGACTCTCTCCGCCCCAGCCCTCTCTTTGGCCATGGAGCGGGACGGGTCCAGTGGGGGCGTGGCTCGCCTGGCTGCCATCTCAGAAGAGGGCGTGGAGAGGCGTGTCATCCTGGGAAACGAACTGCCCACGTTCTACAACGCCTGAGCgtgagaggagggggcggggctacccAGCATGCCGCTGGTCACGCCCACAAAACAGGAGTGGAGGACAGTTCCCAACACTACAACCctcccaccagcagggggagcagagggCATCCAATGCACCTCTGTTGCCCCCTCACAGGGGGGAGTCTGGCATTTGAATAGGCACTTGATTGTTTAcgatgtcattattattttttttgtcagtattaGTCTGTTACCTCTGTAATGTTACCTCAGTAAACCTGACATAAGCTAAACACCCCTATCTTTATGTTTATTACGTATTATAACTCCATTTTGGTTCAGCTCATAGCAGTGACTCCATCAGAGATGTGCCGGAGACCAGAGGTGACACAGAAATCAGTGCTATTCTGTGTCCAATCAGAATGAGCCTTGCAATAAGACATGCGGAATCCATGTACGCTGAGACAAATATTCCATTTGTTTATTAGGGGAAAGAATACTGGACAATGAGCGCTCAAGCACCAACGAAGAAGAGTGCTTAATATGCATTAAGACTGAGGAGGTGCATTGGGGAAAGTAAAGTCCGCTGGATTAGATTTCACGAGCCAGAAAAATCTGCTCAAAGAAAAGCTTTTCATCAAACAGTGTGATGGGAGGGGatgtgcagactgcagaggtGAGTGGTTTGGCCCTGCTGTCCTCTCTGTGGGAAGTTCTTTCCACCCCGGGGGGGTTGCGTGGGGCAGTTGGGCGGGCAGTACAGGTGGGCGTGGTGTCCGAGGCGAAGGCCCGTCGCCCTGAGGGTGTGGAACTGAGGCGTGGGCGGGGTGAGGAGACTGCAGACTGATGGGGGGTATGGAGCAGCTCTCTCAGACACTGTCTTCCTGGCTCGGGCCTCTGGTTTtgctgcacacgcacacacctagaataataataaaaaaataattaggtTCTTAATTTAATCCCTTTATTTGGAGTTTGAAGGCTGTCCAATCTGCTACTGACTTTCATCCAAAGCCTTTTCATGGTCTTAAAAATAGACACGTCCCGGAGAAACTAATATAGATACAACAAAATGACAAGCAAAAGAAGAGAGTCTAGGGCGTGATGAAAATGATGACTCGCAGGTCCCAAAGGGAgggatagtgtgtgtgtgcctgcgcctttgtgtgcgcgtgtgtgtgtgtgtgtgtgtgtgtttacatgcatgcgagtgtgtcGCATTtatgtgtgatgcgtgtgtgtgtacatgcgtttgtgcgtgtgtgtgcccgtgcgtttgtatgtttgtgtacccgtgtgtttgtgtgcctgtttgtgtgtgtgcctgtgcgtttgtacgtgtgtgtgtttgtgtgcctgtgcgtgtgtgtgcctgtgcgtttgtacgtgtgtgtgtttgtgtgcccgtgcgtttgtgtgcctgtttgtgtgtgtgcctgtgcgtttgtatgtgtgtgtgtttgtgtgcccgtgcgtttgtgtgcctgtttgtgtgtgtgcctgtgcctttgtacgtgtgtgtgtttgtgtgcccgtgcgtttgtgtgtttgtgtgcccgtgtttgtgtgcccatgcgtttgtgtttgtgcatgcctgtgtgtgtgtgtgtctgtgtgtgcgtttgtgtttgtgtgcctgtgtgtttgtgtttgtgtacccgtgcgtctgtgtttgtgcatgcctgtgtgtgtgtgtgtctgtgtgtgcgtttgtgtttgtgtgcctgtgtgtttgtgtttgtgtacccgtgcgtctgtgtttgtgcatgcctgtgtgtgtgtgtgtctgtgtgtgcgtttgtgtttgtgtgcctgtgtgtttgtatgtttgtgtacccgtgcgtctgtgtgtttgtgtgcccgtgcgtctgtgtgtgtgcatgcctgtgtgtgcacgcgttgGTTCCTGTGCAGTTCCAGCAGTGGGGGAGTTGGGTGCGTCGCAGATCAGAGCCGTCTGGGCAGACACACCTGTGCGCTTTCAGCCTCGTCTCATCCGCCTGTCAAAATCTGAGACTGTCCCAAAATACCCCAAATAATCACCGCTCGGCCCGTTTCCATGGTGCTGCCCCCAGCGTGCTCTCCGCCAGACGACGGTAATGACCGcggtaaagaaaaaatgaaactgataaAATGTGGTTTTCTAAACGCGGTGTTAAGCCCACgcagcagagggaggagggcagggggaAAGCATGGAATGGAAGCCTCTCTATGAAATATACAGATAATAAATATCTAATATATACAGATATTACAGATACGATGCTGAACTTAATGAGGCAGGCGATCCGATGTGTGTGTCGGGGTGGGGGAGACCAAGCGATGGGTCGATTGATTGTATTGGTCAGTAGATGCACTGCTGTCTTTACCACtcagtgtgattgtgtgtgtgtgtgtgtgagagagagagagagagagagagagagagagagagagaaagactgcaggtgtgtatgtCTCTGAGGCTGTAAGtgaaaggctgtgtgtgtgtgtgtgagagagagagagagaaagacttgCAGGTGTGTATGTCTCTGAGCTGTAAGGAaaggctgtgtggtgtgtggtggagagagacaagagaaagactgcaggtgtgtatgtCTCTGAGGCTGTAAGtgaaaggctgtgtgtgtgtgtgtgagagagagagagagagagagaaagactgcaggtgtgtatgtCTCTGAGGCTGTAAAtgaaaggctgtgtgtgtgtgtgcgcaggacTGCAAGTGGAAGACGCGGTATGTGCTCTTATGTTCTGCATCAGGGGTGTCCAGCTCCTGTCCTGGGGGGCCGCTCTGTCTGGTTTTTAGGGTGTTTCAGCACAAGTGATTCATTGAGGCCATTGATTAGCTGaggagtctgcacaccttgttctcaaagCTGTAATTAACTCCTGTTTAAAcggaaaccacaaaaatacctgcgtgcttgtgcgtgcgtgtgtgtgcacatgtgtgtgtgtgtgactcactaATCCCTGCTGTTTCAGTAGCAGATGGGcttcctggttatctgcagtaAGGAACATCTACATCCTGCAGTCTGACAGGAGGACAGTAATGATTTTATTACACCTCTCTTATCCTCATGATGGTCGTATTTATACTGTGGATGAGGGAGCCAGGAGCTTGTATGTTTCTGTTCTTTGAAAAATGCCACTCTCTGCTTTGGGCTAGATATGTCAGATACGTCTCAAAAGATTCCATAACATTGCAAACCCTTTAGGTTAAATTTTCTGTTTGGTGTTTGTAATGTAGCAGAACTCTCTGCCTGTTGCCCCAGGCAAATAATGGACTGTCGAACAGCCCATCCTCAGCCCGAGGCCAGATTCAATACTACCACTTCTGTTTTCCCCTTTGTAAAGGCGCTAATGAATTTACTGGCTAACGGGGTCAGCTCCTCCATGTTAATGAATGTCCCTGAAACACACGCTAACGCACTAGTCCATCACCTCGGTCATTACACAGAGCCGGACAGCTCCACAGCTCAtattgatcccccccccctccaggtggTGAACCGTGCTTAATTAAGTGCTCGATCTGATGACTCTGGCAGCCAATCAAACCTGTCTggccccttccctccctccctccacatcGCTGTTTTCCCCTAGAATCTCCCAGTCCGAAACCTGAGTGTCTGGTGCCTCCAGGTGGCCACGGGGACTCCTGCAAAACGTCCCACCTGGAACCCAGGATCACCAGAGCAGTAatatatttcttaaataattttGGGAGGGCAAaacacactttcttttttttctctctcctcccaatCTCATTCTGCGAGCATCAGTAA is a window of Anguilla rostrata isolate EN2019 chromosome 9, ASM1855537v3, whole genome shotgun sequence DNA encoding:
- the LOC135264196 gene encoding proteasome subunit beta type-6-like isoform X3, with the translated sequence MAASMMSNRAQNIYNPDDLVGDWTGQEVSTGTTIMAVEYDGGVVIGADSRTTTGAYIANRVTDKLTPIHERIFCCRSGSAADTQAIADAVAYQLGFHSIELDEAPLVQTAANLFKEMCYRYREELMAGIIVAGWDKRRGGQVYTVPMGGMLVRQPVSVGGSGSSYIYGFMDSNYKAGMNKEECLRFTAEALSLAMERDGSSGGVARLAAISEEGVERRVILGNELPTFYNA
- the LOC135264196 gene encoding proteasome subunit beta type-6-like isoform X1; amino-acid sequence: MAASMMSNRAQNIYNPDDLVGDWTGQEVSTGTTIMAVEYDGGVVIGADSRTTTGAYIANRVTDKLTPIHERIFCCRSGSAADTQAIADAVAYQLGFHSIELDEAPLVQTAANLFKEMCYRYREELMAGIIVAGWDKRRGGQVYTVPMGGMLVRQPVSVGGSGSSYIYGFMDSNYKAGMNKEECLRFTAEGKGAEPEGEVPAHHCGGPLFGHGAGRVQWGRGSPGCHLRRGRGEACHPGKRTAHVLQRLSVRGGGGATQHAAGHAHKTGVEDSSQHYNPPTSRGSRGHPMHLCCPLTGGSLAFE
- the LOC135264196 gene encoding proteasome subunit beta type-6-like isoform X2; translated protein: MAVEYDGGVVIGADSRTTTGAYIANRVTDKLTPIHERIFCCRSGSAADTQAIADAVAYQLGFHSIELDEAPLVQTAANLFKEMCYRYREELMAGIIVAGWDKRRGGQVYTVPMGGMLVRQPVSVGGSGSSYIYGFMDSNYKAGMNKEECLRFTAEGKGAEPEGEVPAHHCGGPLFGHGAGRVQWGRGSPGCHLRRGRGEACHPGKRTAHVLQRLSVRGGGGATQHAAGHAHKTGVEDSSQHYNPPTSRGSRGHPMHLCCPLTGGSLAFE